From the Carya illinoinensis cultivar Pawnee chromosome 4, C.illinoinensisPawnee_v1, whole genome shotgun sequence genome, one window contains:
- the LOC122307675 gene encoding reticulon-like protein B8 isoform X1, whose protein sequence is MSEKTTENILDRIVETLAEGGSKQKSVSFFGEEKTNFASSQFNRLFGRQKPVHHLLGGGKSADVLLWRNKKISASVLTGATAIWVLFEWLNYHFLTLVFFGLILGMLAQFIWSNASGLFNSGRSHSKIPRLDIPNEIFVNIATSLSSEVNQALGFLQDVAYGGNIKQFLMVVVGLWLAAVVGSWCNFLTVLYVGFVAAHTLPVLYERYEDQVDSFVYQVIDQIQHNYRKLDAGVLSKIPKGKAQGKEE, encoded by the exons ATGTCTGAGAAAACAACTGAGAATATCTTGGACCGGATTGTGGAAACACTTGCTGAAGGTGGTTCAAAGCAGAAATCCGTGTCATTTTTTGGGGAAGAGAAAACAAATTTTGCCAGTTCTCAATTCAATCGCCTGTTTGGACGTCAGAAGCCTGTCCACCATCTTTTGGGGGGAGGAAAAT CTGCTGATGTGTTGTTATGGAGGAACAAGAAGATCTCAGCAAGTGTTTTAACTGGTGCAACAGCTATCTGGGTGCTCTTTGAATGGCTCAATTACCATTTTCTAACTCTTGTATTTTTTGGTTTGATTCTTGGTATGCTTGCTCAGTTCATTTGGTCAAATGCTTCAGGCTTATTCAACAG TGGCAGGTCACATTCTAAAATCCCTCGTCTTGATATACCCAATGAGATATTTGTCAACATTGCCACCTCACTAAGCTCTGAGGTTAATCAAGCTTTGGGTTTTCTTCAGGATGTTGCATATGGAGGAAACATTAAGCAATTTCTTATG GTTGTAGTAGGCTTGTGGCTTGCTGCTGTGGTAGGGAGCTGGTGCAATTTTCTGACTGTTCTGTATGTTG gTTTTGTTGCTGCTCACACACTGCCAGTGTTATACGAGAGGTATGAAGATCAAGTTGACAGCTTTGTGTACCAGGTCATCGACCAAATTCAGCATAACTATCGGAAGCTGGATGCTGGTGTCCTTAGCAAGATACCTAAGGGGAAAGCTcaagggaaagaagaatga
- the LOC122307675 gene encoding reticulon-like protein B8 isoform X2, whose translation MSEKTTENILDRIVETLAEGGSKQKSVSFFGEEKTNFASSQFNRLFGRQKPVHHLLGGGKSADVLLWRNKKISASVLTGATAIWVLFEWLNYHFLTLVFFGLILGMLAQFIWSNASGLFNRSHSKIPRLDIPNEIFVNIATSLSSEVNQALGFLQDVAYGGNIKQFLMVVVGLWLAAVVGSWCNFLTVLYVGFVAAHTLPVLYERYEDQVDSFVYQVIDQIQHNYRKLDAGVLSKIPKGKAQGKEE comes from the exons ATGTCTGAGAAAACAACTGAGAATATCTTGGACCGGATTGTGGAAACACTTGCTGAAGGTGGTTCAAAGCAGAAATCCGTGTCATTTTTTGGGGAAGAGAAAACAAATTTTGCCAGTTCTCAATTCAATCGCCTGTTTGGACGTCAGAAGCCTGTCCACCATCTTTTGGGGGGAGGAAAAT CTGCTGATGTGTTGTTATGGAGGAACAAGAAGATCTCAGCAAGTGTTTTAACTGGTGCAACAGCTATCTGGGTGCTCTTTGAATGGCTCAATTACCATTTTCTAACTCTTGTATTTTTTGGTTTGATTCTTGGTATGCTTGCTCAGTTCATTTGGTCAAATGCTTCAGGCTTATTCAACAG GTCACATTCTAAAATCCCTCGTCTTGATATACCCAATGAGATATTTGTCAACATTGCCACCTCACTAAGCTCTGAGGTTAATCAAGCTTTGGGTTTTCTTCAGGATGTTGCATATGGAGGAAACATTAAGCAATTTCTTATG GTTGTAGTAGGCTTGTGGCTTGCTGCTGTGGTAGGGAGCTGGTGCAATTTTCTGACTGTTCTGTATGTTG gTTTTGTTGCTGCTCACACACTGCCAGTGTTATACGAGAGGTATGAAGATCAAGTTGACAGCTTTGTGTACCAGGTCATCGACCAAATTCAGCATAACTATCGGAAGCTGGATGCTGGTGTCCTTAGCAAGATACCTAAGGGGAAAGCTcaagggaaagaagaatga
- the LOC122306383 gene encoding uncharacterized protein LOC122306383, giving the protein MVGRSKYNTFRGIKDRVWLKISNWKNQFRMPVGKEILLKAVIQAILTYHMSVFLLPKRLCMELAGLMSKFWWGHKENDKKIKWMSWGKMGVSKFNGGLGFRELESFNKALLAKQVWRILINPSSIVARVLKDKYFKRTSVLNAKLGIYPSMIWRSLRSSIELLKGGLVWRVGDVQSPARILEPDARVDQLLEDGKWKSELVKEIFKEEEAEIILIIPINQSNMVDKQIWTPSKKERDQKVGNLHTVVVRSRGGRNCPAAVDVWAEVNSPVQKWPMGEVDLGQLWNRVVDKCSEEEVVLIATVMRNIWLRRNSFVFEEFFSSLDVILNKAKASIEAYQEAQSKPVKAIEQIQVHREKVRWKAPREGLVKINWDAAYDLKSKRMGIEVVIRDAKGEVLVSLCKTSFHSVSVAAAEVVALWRALILSTELNIGKAIFEGKAFSIIQAVCSSEERLEWHGQRLGDIRELLRRRPLWRVIHTYREGNLVADFLAKFALNIDDEKVWIEDGPSGYESLILGDKSCNLKPL; this is encoded by the exons ATGGTAGGTAGATCAAAGTACAATACCTTTCGAGGTATAAAAGACAGAGTCTGGCTTAAGATTAGTAACTGGAAGAATCAATTTCGTATGCCAGTAGGGAAGGAAATCCTGCTGAAAGCAGTGATTCAGGCGATCCTAACTTACCATATGAGTGTGTTTCTGTTACCAAAAAGGTTGTGTATGGAACTTGCTGGTCTTATGTCtaagttttggtgggggcataaagaaaatgataagaaaataaagtGGATGAGCTGGGGGAAGATGGGGGTGTCGAAATTTAATGGTGGCTTGGGTTTCAGAGAGCTGGAGAGTTTCAACAAAGCTCTTCTAGCTAAACAAGTTTGGAGAATTCTAATTAATCCTAGTTCAATTGTTGCAAGGGTGCTAAAAGATAAGTATTTCAAAAGAACTAGTGTTTTGAATGCAAAATTAGGAATTTATCCCTCGATGATTTGGAGAAGCCTTAGAAGTTCTATTGAGCTCTTGAAGGGTGGATTAGTTTGGAGAGTGGGAGATG TTCAGTCTCCAGCAAGAATTCTAGAACCAGATGCAAGGGTGGATCAGTTGTTAGAAGATGGGAAGTGGAAGTCTGAATTGGTTAAGGAGATCTTTAAAGAGGAAGAAGCAGAAATAATTCTCATCATTCCTATAAATCAATCAAATATGGTTGATAAACAAATCTGGACTCCTTCGAAGAAAG AAAGAGATCAGAAAGTGGGGAATCTTCACACGGTTGTGGTGAGATCAAGGGGTGGAAGG AATTGTCCAGCTGCGGTGGATGTATGGGCAGAGGTGAACAGTCCTGTTCAAAAATGGCCGATGGGTGAGGTAGATTTGGGACAATTATGGAATAGGGTGGTAGACAAATGTAGTGAGGAGGAAGTGGTGTTAATAGCAACTGTTATGCGCAACATATGGCTGAGGagaaattcttttgtttttgaagAGTTTTTTTCTAGCCTAGATGTAATCTTGAACAAAGCTAAGGCTAGTATAGAAGCATATCAGGAGGCTCAAAGTAAACCTGTTAAGGCTATTGAGCAGATTCAGGTACATAGAGAGAAGGTTAGATGGAAGGCTCCTAGGGAGGGGTTGGTGAAGATCAACTGGGATGCTGCCTATGATTTAAAAAGTAAGAGGATGGGAATAGAGGTGGTCATTCGGGATGCAAAAGGGGAAGTGCTGGTCTCTCTGTGCAAAACAAGTTTTCATTCAGTGTCTGTTGCTGCAGCCGAAGTAGTTGCTTTGTGGCGTGCTCTGATACTCAGTACAGAGCTGAATATTGGGAAGGCTATCTTTGAGGGGAAGGCTTTTAGTATTATTCAAGCTGTGTGTAGCAGTGAGGAAAGATTGGAATGGCATGGTCAGAGATTAGGAGATATCAGAGAGTTACTAAGAAGAAGACCCTTGTGGAGGGTGATACATACATATAGAGAAGGAAATTTAGTAGCTGATTTTTTAGCAAAATTTGCTTTGAATATAGATGATGAGAAAGTATGGATAGAAGATGGCCCAAGTGGCTATGAAAGTCTTATTCTAGGGGATAAGTCATGTAATTTGAAACCATTATGA